From Ailuropoda melanoleuca isolate Jingjing chromosome 8, ASM200744v2, whole genome shotgun sequence, a single genomic window includes:
- the CLDN25 gene encoding putative claudin-25 — translation MAWSFRGKAQLGGLLLSLLGWVCSCVTTILPQWKTLNLELNEMETWIMGLWEVCVNQEDVAVCKAFESFLSLPQELQISRILMVVSHGLGLLGLLLSGFGSECFQFHRIRWVFKRRLCLLGGTLEASASATTLFPVSWVAYATIQDFWDNSIPEIVPRWEFGDALYLGWAAGIFLALGGLFLIFSACLGKEDVPSLQMAGPTAPPFYAPADESNESFYLTPRPKNLFI, via the coding sequence ATGGCCTGGAGTTTCCGCGGGAAAGCCCAGCTTGGAGgactgctcctctccctcctcggCTGGGTCTGCTCCTGTGTCACCACCATCCTGCCCCAGTGGAAGACTCTCAATCTGGAACTGAATGAAATGGAGACCTGGATCATGGGGCTTTGGGAGGTCTGCGTGAATCAGGAGGACGTTGCCGTGTGCAAGGCCTTTGAGTCCTTCTTGTCCCTGCCCCAGGAGCTCCAGATATCGCGCATCCTCATGGTAGTCTCCCATGGGCTGGGGCTACTGGGACTTCTGCTCTCTGGCTTTGGGTCCGAATGCTTCCAGTTTCACAGGATCAGATGGGTATTTAAGAGGCGGCTTTGCCTCCTGGGAGGGACTTTGGAAGCATCAGCTTCAGCCACTACCCTCTTTCCAGTCTCTTGGGTGGCCTATGCCACAATCCAAGACTTCTGGGATAACAGCATCCCTGAGATCGTGCCTCGCTGGGAATTTGGAGATGCCCTCTAcctgggctgggctgctgggaTTTTCTTGGCCCTCGGCGGGTTATTCCTCATCTTCTCAGCCTGCCTGGGAAAAGAAGATGTGCCCTCTCTCCAGATGGCTGGCCCTACAGCCCCACCATTCTATGCCCCAGCAGACGAGTCCAATGAGTCCTTCTATCTAACACCAAGACCTAAGAACCTATTCATCTAG